Proteins from a single region of Irregularibacter muris:
- a CDS encoding sigma 54-interacting transcriptional regulator produces MLRRAAKSVQKIAEAIAATANCNVTIIDSNLVRIAGTGPYQEKIKDYTPEGSAFIKVLQNKKTIVIEEPGEEQTCFDCSERNHCIETYEICSPIIWNGEVMGVIGICAFDEEQKRYLQERKEQFLNFLGKMSQLLASKVGEIILFEEIETRNRELDAVIQNVNQGVICIDAQGRITHINEKAIDLLDLNHCIHDIKNTSINSIWDNPLILKAIEDRTDYFDQEEYYERQGYKKGFLTTAKIIYKEGNIAGVVSTFTDLDNIQKSAFRLREKNTDFTFNTLIGVSDALMQVKNRAIKVANFDSTVLIVGESGTGKEVFARAIHNASPRAEYPFVSINCSAIPESLLESELFGYEPGAFTGANKKGKIGKMELANKGTFFLDEIGDMPLFLQAKLLRVLQEKRVTKIGGLKSQKLDIRIIAATNKNLEELIEKRMFREDLYYRLNVIPLSLPSLDKRPEDVLVLAEYFLRLYNKRFKKSIKGFTEEAKDFLLKYSWPGNVRELENIIEYGINFAEGELIQLGDIRDRFRAFSYNQTKSLKERVKEYERETIEKYLERYGWSDEGKEKAAKDLGISRATLYRKLSQY; encoded by the coding sequence ATGCTACGAAGGGCGGCTAAGTCTGTTCAGAAAATAGCAGAGGCTATTGCTGCTACAGCAAATTGTAACGTTACCATTATTGATTCTAATCTAGTTCGAATAGCAGGGACTGGACCTTATCAGGAAAAAATAAAAGATTATACCCCGGAAGGATCGGCCTTTATTAAAGTTCTTCAGAATAAAAAAACCATAGTTATTGAAGAACCAGGAGAAGAACAAACCTGCTTTGATTGTAGTGAGAGGAATCATTGTATAGAAACCTATGAAATCTGTTCGCCAATTATATGGAATGGGGAAGTAATGGGGGTTATAGGGATCTGTGCTTTTGATGAAGAGCAAAAAAGGTATCTGCAGGAGAGAAAAGAACAATTTTTAAATTTTTTAGGAAAGATGTCCCAGCTTTTAGCAAGCAAGGTAGGGGAAATCATTTTGTTTGAAGAAATAGAAACACGAAATAGAGAATTAGATGCGGTCATACAAAATGTAAATCAAGGGGTTATCTGCATCGATGCTCAAGGAAGGATAACTCATATCAATGAAAAAGCTATAGATTTATTAGATCTTAATCATTGTATTCATGATATAAAAAACACCTCTATTAATAGTATTTGGGATAATCCGCTTATTCTAAAAGCCATTGAGGACAGAACAGATTATTTTGATCAAGAAGAATATTATGAAAGACAAGGATATAAAAAAGGTTTTCTGACGACAGCAAAAATTATCTATAAGGAGGGCAATATTGCAGGAGTTGTCAGTACCTTTACAGATTTAGATAATATTCAAAAATCAGCTTTTAGATTAAGGGAAAAAAATACTGACTTTACTTTCAATACTCTAATTGGTGTTAGTGATGCCTTGATGCAAGTAAAAAACAGGGCAATAAAAGTTGCAAATTTTGATTCCACCGTATTAATCGTGGGAGAGAGCGGGACAGGTAAGGAAGTTTTTGCACGGGCTATCCATAATGCTAGCCCAAGGGCGGAATACCCCTTTGTCAGTATTAACTGCAGCGCAATACCTGAGTCTTTATTAGAAAGTGAATTATTCGGCTATGAACCTGGGGCCTTTACTGGGGCTAACAAAAAAGGAAAAATTGGAAAAATGGAATTGGCCAACAAAGGGACTTTCTTTCTAGATGAAATAGGAGATATGCCTTTATTTTTACAAGCGAAATTACTGAGAGTTTTACAAGAAAAAAGAGTAACCAAGATAGGGGGGCTAAAGTCTCAAAAATTAGACATCCGGATTATTGCTGCCACAAATAAAAATTTGGAAGAGCTTATTGAAAAAAGAATGTTTAGAGAAGATTTATATTATCGTTTAAATGTAATTCCACTATCTTTACCTTCCCTTGACAAAAGACCAGAAGATGTTTTAGTTTTGGCAGAATATTTTTTAAGACTCTATAATAAAAGATTTAAGAAAAGTATAAAGGGATTTACTGAGGAAGCAAAGGATTTCCTATTGAAATACTCTTGGCCGGGTAATGTGAGGGAATTAGAAAACATTATAGAATATGGGATAAATTTTGCAGAAGGGGAGCTAATTCAATTAGGGGATATTCGGGATAGATTTAGGGCCTTTTCCTATAATCAAACAAAATCTCTTAAGGAAAGGGTAAAAGAATATGAAAGGGAAACCATTGAGAAATACTTAGAACGTTATGGATGGTCAGATGAAGGAAAGGAAAAGGCTGCAAAGGATTTAGGAATAAGCAGAGCAACACTATATAGAAAACTATCTCAATATTGA
- a CDS encoding L-cysteine desulfidase family protein yields MNTEEIVNLLKEEVVPAIGCTEPVAIALASAYAHHSLEGKIKRIKLSLSSNVYKNAKAVGIPGTHHTGIETALALGICIQEPAFDLTILSPLTDEDIEMAMNLQREVPIEVEILYDSPSVYIEVGITTDREDSKAIIAERHTNLVFLERSSQVIIDRKSNTKRNMKNSKSLAKYPLKELIGKILEAPYSSLEFLLEGISLNMTMAEAGLKMEKGMNLGKSWEKIVEKGFWGKDLNSKITLYTSAACDARMAGVRLPVMSSSGSGNNGIISIIPISIVAEHLKSGKEKVVQALAISHMVNTYIKEYIGRLSPICGCGVSAGAGAGAGIVHLLEGGMEDIERAIINVISGLAGMICDGGKVGCALKLSASAGMAWQGALLAKEGVKVPEGNGIVASSLQKTLENLGKISQEGMFNVDKSVISAMYN; encoded by the coding sequence ATGAATACGGAAGAAATCGTCAATCTATTAAAAGAAGAAGTGGTTCCTGCTATAGGTTGTACTGAACCAGTTGCTATTGCTTTAGCATCTGCCTATGCCCATCATTCTTTAGAGGGGAAAATAAAAAGAATAAAACTAAGTCTTAGTTCAAATGTATATAAAAATGCAAAAGCAGTGGGGATACCTGGTACCCATCATACGGGAATAGAAACCGCTTTAGCTCTAGGTATTTGTATTCAAGAGCCCGCTTTTGATCTTACCATTTTATCTCCATTAACCGATGAAGATATCGAGATGGCCATGAACCTACAAAGAGAAGTCCCTATAGAGGTGGAAATATTGTATGATTCTCCCAGTGTCTATATAGAGGTGGGAATCACTACGGATAGGGAGGATAGCAAGGCAATCATTGCAGAACGTCATACCAACTTAGTGTTTTTAGAAAGATCTAGTCAAGTCATTATAGATAGAAAAAGCAATACAAAGAGAAATATGAAGAATAGCAAATCCTTAGCAAAATATCCATTAAAAGAATTAATAGGTAAAATTTTGGAAGCCCCCTATTCTTCTTTAGAGTTTCTTTTAGAAGGAATCAGCCTAAATATGACCATGGCAGAGGCAGGCTTAAAAATGGAGAAAGGAATGAATCTAGGGAAGTCATGGGAAAAGATTGTAGAGAAAGGATTCTGGGGAAAGGATTTAAATAGCAAAATTACCCTATATACTTCTGCGGCATGTGATGCCCGCATGGCAGGAGTAAGACTCCCGGTAATGAGTAGCTCAGGGAGTGGCAATAATGGGATAATCTCCATCATCCCTATATCTATCGTGGCAGAGCATTTAAAAAGTGGGAAGGAAAAAGTTGTTCAAGCTCTGGCCATTAGTCATATGGTAAATACCTATATCAAAGAATATATTGGAAGATTGTCTCCCATCTGTGGTTGCGGGGTATCTGCAGGTGCTGGTGCAGGGGCAGGAATTGTTCATCTTTTGGAAGGGGGAATGGAAGATATAGAGAGAGCAATCATTAACGTTATTTCAGGATTAGCTGGAATGATTTGTGATGGTGGGAAGGTAGGGTGTGCATTAAAATTAAGTGCAAGTGCTGGTATGGCATGGCAAGGTGCACTTCTAGCAAAAGAGGGGGTGAAGGTACCTGAAGGAAATGGAATAGTGGCTAGCAGCTTACAAAAGACCTTAGAAAATCTAGGTAAAATAAGTCAAGAAGGAATGTTCAATGTAGACAAGAGTGTGATATCAGCGATGTATAATTAA
- a CDS encoding L-2-amino-thiazoline-4-carboxylic acid hydrolase produces the protein MSQNITTQEAREQVVLGVQRTAMLYQSFAETLLKKFGREEAEKLILEAIHDFGKSCGERVQKGVKEKNLECTLTNYFQIPDLPKLGWDLISETVEKDKELKVDVSYCPLAEQWLQDMDPKLARLYCYVDQAKFSSYNPDIQCTHTNNMLDGDEKCTLLIQKIK, from the coding sequence ATGTCACAAAATATTACAACACAAGAGGCAAGAGAACAAGTAGTTTTGGGAGTTCAGAGGACCGCAATGTTATATCAATCTTTTGCAGAAACTCTTTTGAAAAAATTTGGAAGGGAAGAGGCAGAAAAATTAATATTAGAAGCTATTCATGATTTTGGTAAGTCCTGTGGTGAAAGAGTACAAAAAGGAGTAAAAGAAAAAAATCTGGAATGTACATTGACAAACTATTTTCAAATACCAGATTTACCAAAGTTAGGATGGGATCTTATTAGTGAGACAGTGGAAAAAGATAAGGAATTAAAAGTGGATGTTTCCTATTGTCCTTTGGCAGAGCAATGGTTACAAGATATGGATCCAAAGCTAGCTAGACTTTATTGCTATGTGGATCAAGCAAAATTTAGCAGTTATAATCCAGATATTCAATGTACTCATACAAACAACATGTTGGATGGGGACGAAAAATGTACACTTCTTATTCAGAAGATAAAATAA
- a CDS encoding NRAMP family divalent metal transporter, translated as MSANNASPLIREFNMPKANVFKKMSYIMSFVGAGSILMSAAMGPGTLSSVLTAGANYGYMLLWVVVLSGVMNGMVAYIGGKVACLSGKNVYEYLGEKINPTFSKVLLGVVLCTWFMVIFSQGSAMLNLVQFTIGSTGPISIVAFILIELLAGYVFTQGKNSALKIASIMVTVTSILYLINLIIIKPEASAIVGGMVPKLPPLAQAGIIAGIIGGSAPGTSAAWYSYGVKDNNWTSPKNLKFIAWDQVYFALLFTIFSVGAYISAAAVLNPAGIAVNNSLDAAIALEPIVGSAAKWIFAAGFFGALFTTIGGMSSLASQGISTLFNIEGDSLNNTKVKKIIWVGIVVSILGGFAAKYAMGLLINFLGFLNIGGFVIILLLTYFTSSEKHAGEYKNKWYTTLVAAVIVLFNLYAVITYITKFIG; from the coding sequence ATGAGTGCAAATAATGCATCTCCATTGATAAGGGAATTTAATATGCCAAAGGCAAATGTTTTTAAAAAAATGTCTTATATTATGTCTTTTGTGGGGGCTGGCTCAATTCTGATGTCTGCAGCAATGGGACCAGGAACATTATCTTCAGTTTTAACAGCAGGTGCAAACTATGGTTATATGCTTTTATGGGTAGTGGTATTAAGTGGGGTAATGAATGGAATGGTTGCCTATATTGGTGGAAAAGTCGCCTGCTTATCAGGAAAAAATGTGTATGAATACTTAGGGGAAAAAATAAACCCTACCTTTTCAAAAGTATTGTTGGGAGTAGTTTTATGTACTTGGTTTATGGTTATTTTTTCTCAAGGATCGGCCATGTTAAATTTAGTACAATTTACCATTGGATCTACTGGTCCAATATCTATTGTTGCTTTTATTTTAATAGAACTTTTAGCAGGGTATGTATTTACCCAGGGGAAAAACAGTGCATTAAAAATTGCGTCTATTATGGTAACGGTTACATCTATTTTGTATTTAATTAATTTAATTATTATTAAACCAGAAGCCAGCGCTATAGTAGGAGGGATGGTACCTAAACTTCCCCCTTTAGCCCAGGCAGGTATTATAGCAGGAATCATTGGAGGATCAGCCCCTGGAACATCTGCTGCATGGTATTCCTATGGAGTAAAGGATAACAACTGGACAAGCCCTAAAAATTTAAAGTTTATCGCTTGGGACCAAGTTTATTTTGCACTTCTCTTTACGATCTTTAGTGTGGGGGCTTATATCTCTGCAGCTGCTGTGTTAAACCCTGCAGGCATAGCTGTAAACAACTCTTTAGATGCAGCTATAGCCCTTGAGCCTATTGTAGGTTCAGCTGCAAAGTGGATTTTTGCAGCAGGATTTTTCGGAGCCCTCTTCACCACCATTGGAGGCATGTCAAGTCTTGCTTCCCAAGGGATAAGTACTCTTTTCAATATTGAAGGGGATAGTTTGAATAACACAAAAGTTAAAAAAATTATTTGGGTAGGAATTGTAGTTTCTATATTAGGTGGGTTTGCAGCAAAATATGCCATGGGATTGCTAATTAATTTCCTTGGGTTTTTGAATATAGGGGGATTTGTTATCATCCTATTACTAACCTATTTTACAAGTAGTGAAAAACATGCAGGAGAATATAAAAATAAATGGTATACAACCTTAGTAGCTGCAGTTATTGTTTTATTTAATCTCTATGCAGTGATTACCTATATAACAAAGTTTATAGGCTAA
- a CDS encoding SDR family NAD(P)-dependent oxidoreductase — translation MELHGKVALITGSSSGIGEVIAKKFLSQGASVFGCGLEESSTIKNENYEYKKADLTLFSQAQNVVEECMKRFDQLDIVVNCAGITGVGTIENTNAEEFERQFKVNVFAVYNVCKAAVPELNKSKGAAIINIASELGVKAIPERIAYCPSKAAVVMFTKCLAIECGPHIRVNGILPALTETPMTKARFEQAENPEEFRERMNSRYILKRMCQSEDIAEGALFLASQRSSYITGDMLAICGGGHIYTFPD, via the coding sequence ATGGAATTGCATGGCAAGGTAGCCTTGATAACAGGATCTAGTTCAGGGATAGGAGAAGTGATAGCAAAAAAGTTTTTAAGCCAAGGAGCGTCGGTATTTGGCTGTGGACTAGAAGAGAGTTCTACCATCAAAAATGAAAACTATGAGTACAAGAAAGCGGATCTAACTCTATTTTCCCAGGCACAAAACGTAGTTGAAGAGTGTATGAAAAGATTTGATCAATTAGATATTGTGGTAAACTGTGCTGGAATTACTGGAGTGGGAACTATAGAGAACACCAATGCTGAGGAATTTGAAAGACAATTCAAAGTCAATGTCTTCGCAGTATATAATGTTTGTAAGGCGGCAGTACCAGAGCTTAACAAGTCAAAAGGGGCAGCGATTATTAATATTGCTTCTGAACTTGGGGTAAAAGCCATCCCCGAGAGAATCGCCTATTGCCCATCAAAAGCCGCTGTGGTTATGTTTACAAAGTGTCTAGCTATAGAATGTGGTCCTCATATTCGAGTAAATGGGATATTGCCAGCTTTGACAGAAACACCTATGACCAAAGCAAGGTTTGAACAGGCAGAAAATCCAGAGGAATTTAGAGAAAGAATGAATTCTAGATATATCTTAAAAAGAATGTGTCAGTCAGAAGATATTGCGGAGGGAGCTCTTTTCTTAGCTTCCCAAAGAAGCTCATATATTACAGGGGATATGTTGGCCATATGTGGTGGAGGACATATTTATACTTTTCCTGATTAA
- a CDS encoding FAD-binding protein — protein sequence MKIGEINRTIETDVLVVGGSGAGVTAAIGAKRSGAKVLLVSKGKVGYSGNAIMAGGGFSVDGESAYHVCGKENADPSFTKDILFENIVKESYFMSDQNMVEQYVEESPEIVHELLQWGEKAGQSFLFSPPSTWISAGISWTKALKQGLKENPEIEVLEDVMVVELLVKDGQANGAIGIDIYTGEIIQFEAKAVVLGTGGFQPCTLKNTVTDMTGDGIGMAYRAGVKLADMEFLLAFATALYPNEMKGSIYPFVMEFNMRDVKYDVRDAKGEAIDIPEEIIKLSRGKKLSKLVSMYYWGKAIQEGRGTKNDGVYLDYRDNDKDILIQSLENFFERFSAWHKHGYYKGEDMSIVKEKMLKDGLIEVGLGYEYSMGGILVDEKMKTDVLGLYAAGEVTSGVFGANRVRDGLTEMLCQGYRAGLSAAEFAQDTQGLGIDISYRDTVLERITRPFKAEKGISSIHVHQDIEKVCDEGFGMIRNEAGLLKALKELERIREEGLPNIYFKEKSPSYNYEWIDYLQVENLLICAEAAIKAALMRKESRGCHIRSDYPEINHDHYMYRIISKNNNGKMELETRKPIVTKIPLPTGKKENVIEYFLDKDLQYKG from the coding sequence ATGAAAATAGGTGAAATAAATAGAACAATAGAGACCGATGTTTTAGTTGTTGGAGGTTCCGGCGCCGGTGTCACAGCTGCTATTGGGGCAAAAAGATCTGGTGCTAAGGTGTTATTAGTTTCAAAAGGAAAGGTAGGATATAGTGGTAACGCTATTATGGCCGGCGGTGGCTTTTCAGTAGATGGAGAAAGTGCGTACCATGTATGCGGGAAAGAAAATGCCGATCCTAGCTTTACTAAGGATATTTTATTTGAAAATATTGTTAAAGAATCCTACTTTATGAGTGATCAAAATATGGTGGAACAATATGTAGAAGAGAGTCCTGAAATTGTTCATGAATTACTCCAGTGGGGAGAAAAAGCGGGGCAATCCTTTCTGTTTTCACCCCCTTCTACATGGATATCCGCTGGAATTTCTTGGACCAAAGCCTTGAAACAGGGATTAAAGGAAAATCCAGAAATTGAAGTTTTAGAGGATGTTATGGTGGTGGAATTATTGGTTAAAGATGGTCAAGCCAATGGCGCCATTGGAATAGATATTTATACAGGTGAAATTATTCAGTTTGAAGCCAAAGCTGTAGTCTTGGGAACGGGAGGTTTTCAACCATGTACCTTGAAAAATACAGTGACGGATATGACCGGGGACGGAATAGGAATGGCCTATAGAGCAGGGGTCAAGCTAGCAGATATGGAATTTTTGCTGGCCTTTGCAACGGCATTGTACCCTAATGAAATGAAAGGTTCCATATATCCCTTTGTCATGGAATTTAACATGAGGGATGTAAAATATGATGTAAGGGATGCAAAGGGAGAGGCAATAGATATCCCTGAGGAAATCATTAAATTATCCAGAGGGAAAAAATTAAGTAAACTTGTCAGTATGTATTATTGGGGCAAGGCCATACAAGAAGGGCGAGGGACTAAAAATGATGGTGTATATTTAGACTATAGGGACAATGACAAAGATATATTGATCCAATCTTTGGAAAATTTCTTTGAACGTTTTTCTGCTTGGCATAAACATGGATATTATAAAGGGGAAGATATGTCCATAGTGAAGGAAAAAATGTTGAAAGATGGGTTAATAGAAGTAGGCCTTGGCTATGAATATAGTATGGGTGGCATACTTGTGGATGAAAAGATGAAGACCGATGTTCTAGGGTTATATGCTGCTGGTGAGGTAACTAGCGGTGTCTTTGGTGCCAATAGGGTACGAGATGGGCTAACAGAGATGCTTTGTCAAGGGTATAGAGCTGGACTCAGTGCCGCTGAATTTGCTCAAGATACCCAAGGTTTGGGTATTGATATTTCTTATAGAGATACTGTATTGGAAAGAATTACTCGACCTTTTAAAGCAGAGAAAGGGATTAGCTCCATTCATGTTCATCAAGACATTGAAAAAGTATGTGATGAAGGCTTTGGTATGATAAGAAATGAAGCAGGATTGTTAAAAGCCCTAAAAGAGCTAGAGCGTATTAGAGAAGAGGGGTTACCGAATATTTATTTTAAAGAAAAGTCTCCTAGCTATAACTATGAATGGATAGATTATTTACAAGTAGAAAACTTACTCATCTGTGCAGAAGCAGCGATTAAAGCGGCATTGATGAGAAAAGAAAGTCGAGGATGCCATATTCGAAGCGATTACCCAGAAATTAATCATGATCATTATATGTATAGGATAATTTCTAAAAATAATAATGGAAAAATGGAATTGGAAACGAGAAAGCCTATTGTAACAAAGATCCCCTTACCAACAGGGAAAAAAGAAAATGTCATTGAATATTTCCTAGACAAAGACTTGCAGTATAAAGGCTAA
- a CDS encoding 2Fe-2S iron-sulfur cluster-binding protein, which produces MKVKIYRFDYNKDQEGYFDEFEVPVPQEENWTVMDVLDYISFNMDSSIRYYKHSVCNHGICGRCTLKVNGRVKMACICVANEYDKLILEPMPNRKIIKDLVTQKG; this is translated from the coding sequence ATGAAAGTTAAAATATATCGGTTTGATTATAATAAAGATCAAGAAGGATATTTTGATGAATTTGAAGTACCAGTACCACAAGAAGAAAATTGGACCGTCATGGATGTTTTGGATTATATCTCTTTCAATATGGATAGTTCCATTCGTTATTATAAGCACAGTGTATGCAACCATGGAATTTGTGGAAGATGCACATTAAAGGTGAACGGCAGGGTAAAGATGGCATGTATATGTGTAGCGAATGAATATGATAAACTTATTTTAGAACCTATGCCTAATCGCAAGATAATTAAAGACTTGGTGACACAAAAAGGATAA